The DNA segment ATTCCTTACCGCAAAAATGTGGTGCGTGAAAACCTCCGTAATGCTTTTCCAGAAAAACCGGCAGCAGAACTGCTGGCCATAGAAAAGGAGTTTTACCGTCACCTGATGGAGCTTGTTGTAGAAGTGGTTAAAATGAGGTCTATTTCGAAGGCTGAAATTAAAAGACGGGTCAAGTTCAGCAACCTCGACCAGATCGGATCCGTTTTTCAATCCGGGCAAAGTGTGCTGGCCTGCACCGGCCATTATGGCAATTGGGAACTCGGAATGATGGCATTGGGTATCGCACTGCCGGGTTCCGGATACGTGATCTATAAACCGCTCAACAATAAAGTATACGACAAGTGGTTTTATAACATCCGTACCCGATTTGGCAATTCATTTGTGGTCATGCGGCAAACATTAAGGGCATTGGCCAGTACCAGGAATGAACAGACCATGTTCTGTTTTGCGGGCGACCAAACCCCTGTAAAAGACGAAGCACATTACTGGATCAACTTCCTGAACCAGCCGACAGCAGTTCTTTTGGGGATCGAAAAAATAGCCCTGCAAACCAACAGACCCATATTTTATTTTAAAACAAAGCGGATAAAAAGAGGATATTATGAGATCGATTGTGTCCCGCTTTGCCTCAATCCCCAGGCAACCAAAGGACATGAGCTTACCGATATGCAATTCAGCCTTTTAGAAAAGATCATTAAAGAAGAACCCGCCTACTGGCTTTGGAGCCACAGGCGATGGAAACATAAACCAGATAACGCAGGATAATGTCAGTACCAAGTGTAGCAGTAGTCATTTTAAACTGGAACGGAAAAGCCCTGCTTCAGCAGTTTTTACCAGGTATAGTTCAGTCGCAATACCCAAATCTTCAGTTAATCCTGGGCGATAATGCCTCTACCGATGGTTCCGTAGCCTTTGTAAAGGCCAGTTACCCTCAGGTAAAAGTAATCGTTAACGCCCATAATTATGGCTTTGCAGAAGGCTATGATAAACTGCTGGAACAGATTGAAGCAGATTATTATGTATTGCTCAATTCTGATGTAGAGGTACCTGCCAACTGGATCCAGCCTGTTATTGATGCTATGGAAGCCGACGCCGGCATTGCTGCTGCCCAGCCTAAAATCAAATGGCAAAAGGATAAAACACAATTTGAATATGCCGGCGCGGCTGGCGGCTACCTGGACCTGTATGGTTATCCTTTTTGCAGGGGGCGGTTATTTGATACGGTAGAAAGCGACACCGGCCAGTATAACAATCAGCAGGAGGTTTTCTGGGCCAGTGGTGCAGCCTTATTCATTAAAAGCAAATGCTGGACAGCAGCCGGAGGGTTTGATGCTGATTTTTTTGCACACATGGAAGAAATAGACCTTTGCTGGCGCTTAAAAAACCTGGGTTACAAAGTGATCTACTGCCCCGATGCCGAAGTTTATCACCTGGGCGGTGGTACCTTAAATTCAAATAGCCCTTATAAAACCTATCTGAACTTTAGAAATAACCTGGTTATCATGCAAAAAAACCTGCCCTTAAACGATGCATACTTCAGGATTTTCATCCGGATGTCTCTCGATTTTATAGCCTGGCTGCATTTTCTGCTGCAAGGCAAAACACAGTTTGCCTGGGCAATAAATAAAGCACATTACCATTTTCTGCTCAACCTCTCAAAAAATGGTGCCAAAAGGACAAACAGGCAAATCAGCTTTCAACAACATACCGGCCTATACCCCTATAGTATTATATGGGCTTATTTTATCAAAAAAATAAGGTTTTTTACGCAGTTGTAAACAACAATTTTAGGGTTTCAGCAGGCTTTCAATAGCCAGCCTGTAGCCGTCCATGCCAAAGCCTGTCAATACGCCCTTACAGTTTTTGCCGGTCAGCGATACATGCCTGAATTCTTCCCTGGCATAAATGTTAGAGATATGTACCTCTACCACAGGTGTTTTAATGGCTGCAATGGCATCAGCAATGGCAACAGAAGTATGGGTATAAGCACCCCCGTTAATCACAATACCATCATAGCTAAAACCCACCTCATGCAGTTTATTGATCAGTTCCCCCTCTACATTGCTCTGAAAATAGTCTATTTCAATAATGCTGTATATATTGCGCAGTTCAGCCAGGTATTCTTCAAAACCCTGGTTCCCATAAATACCAGGTTCCCTACGCCCTAAAAGGTTTAAGTTTGGGCCATTAATAATTTGTATCTTCATCATTTCAAACTTAGCCTTAAAAATTAAGAGTATAAAATTTATTTTGTGATCAGTAATCCCTATCTCAGTTCCTTTAAAAACTACCTTAAACTGGAGCGTTCGCTCTCCGGTAATTCTATTGAGGCCTATCTGGGCGACCTGAATAAACTGTCCCAGTATTTTGAATCTGTTGACCAAACACCTCAGGTAAAGGAGATTACTGGTGATGACCTGAAGCACTTTGTCAGTTGGATAAATGAGCTGGGTATGCTGCCCAGTACGCAGGCGCGTGTGGTGTCCGGCTTAAAAGCTTTCTTTAGTTTTTTAATGCTCGAAGAAATCATTACCACCGATCCTTCTGCCCTGCTCGAAAGCCCAAGGCAGGTCAAACACCTGCCTGATACACTGTCCATTCAGGAAATCAACGGAATGATCGGGGCTATCGATGCCTCAAAGCCAGAGGGCATGCGCAACAAGGCCATTTTAGAAACCCTGTACGGATGCGGATTAAGGGTTTCAGAGCTCAGCAACCTCAAAATCTCCGATGTATTTGAGGAAAATGAATTTATCCGCATCTTCGGAAAGGGAAATAAAGAGCGCCTGGTACCCATCGGTCAGACGGCCTTAAAATACATCAACATATACCTCAGGGAAAGCAGGGTGCATGTCCCCATTAAAAAAGGACATGAAGATTATATTTTCCTTAACCGTAGCGGAACCCGTTTGTCCCGCATCTCTGTTTTCAGTATCATTAAAGCCCTCGCCCTTAAATCAGGCATAAAAAAGAGCATCAGTCCCCATACCTTTCGCCACTCCTTTGCCACACATTTAATAGAAGGCGGGGCCGATTTAAGGGCTGTTCAGGAAATGCTTGGCCATTCCAGCATCACCACTACAGAAATCTATACCCATCTCGACAGGGATTATTTAAGGGGTATAATTACTGAATTTCATCCAAGAAGTTAAGGGCTATACCACCGCTGCCCGCCGGCACCTGATCATCCGGTCTTTTCCCTGCATGTCTTTTTTTAATATGATGTCTGTAAATGATTTAGCTTCCAATAGCTCAACTGTTTCCTTACCCAGATGTTCGTTTATTTCAAAAAATAAAAGGCCCCTGCCGCTCAGTGTTGTCCAGGCAAAATCTGCTATAGCCTCATAAAATACAAGTGGTGCTTCATTGGATACGAACAAAGCCAGGTGCGGTTCATGGTTCAGTACGTGGTCCTGCATCTGCTCCTTCTCCTTTAAGGTAATGTATGGCGGATTGCTGACCACCACATCAAACTTTTGTTTTGTCGTAAATTCACGGATATCGGCCTGTATGAATTTTATATCTACCTCATTTAAAAGAGCATTACTGCCTGCAATGTCAATTGCTGCTTCAGATACATCAAGGGCAGAAACTTCAGCTTCCGGAAAGTTCTTTTTTAAAGAAATGGCAATACAGCCACTCCCGGTCCCAATGTCTATCAGGCGTAAAGCAGCGCCCGTAACGGCCTCCAGTGCGGTACTTTCCAGCACCCATGCTACCAGTTCTTCTGTCTCCGGCCTGGGTATCAGTACCGATGGCCCCAGTTTAAAGGGAAGGCCATAAAAAACCGTTTCCCCCAGCACATATTGTAAAGGCTTGCCGCTTTGCAGCTCAGTCAGTATATTTTGCAGTATAAACAGTTCCTTACTGTCCAGTTCTTCTGTTTTTCTGAGTATATAATCGGTTCTTTTATATTGAAGTACATGCCCAATGGCCATTAAAAAAATAGCATCTGCCTCCTCTTCTCCGTAAGCCCCGCTTAAAGCGGCATTAAAATGTGCCGATAGGTCCTGTAATCTCATTGGGTAAAATTAGCGATAATTCCTAACCTGTAACCGTAATTTATTCTATTTTTGCCTTAATGACTAACGAATTATATATGCAGCGTTGCCTTGAGCTGGCCGCTATGGGGATGGGAAATGTAAGCCCTAACCCTATGGTAGGCTGCGTGATCGTAAGCGACGGAAAAATCATTGGAGAGGGTTACCATGCCCGCTTTGGCGAGGCACATGCCGAAGTCAATGCCATAAATTCAGTTGTACACAATTATGGAAATACGGCAGAAACCTTACTGGCAGCTGCTACAGCTTATGTTAGTCTGGAACCCTGCGCACATTTCGGTAAAACCCCACCCTGTGCCGATCTGCTCATCAAACACCGCATTAAAAAAGTAGTGATAGGCAATACCGATCCATTCGACGGGGTAAACGGCAAGGGCATCGAAAAGCTTAAAAATGCAGGTATTGAAGTCGTATCCGGTGTGCTTGAAGCCGAATGCAGCCAGCTTAACCGTCGTTTTTTTACCCGCATCGGGCAGCAGCACCCCTACATCATTTTAAAATGGGCAACATCCGCAAATGGTTATTTCGCACCTGAAAACACCACACAGCAATGGATCAGCGGGCCAGAAGCTAAAAAGCTGGTCCACAAATGGCGGACAGAGGAAGATGCTGTCCTGGTTGGACGGCTTACGGCCATGGCCGATAACCCAAGGCTGACCGTCCGCGAATGGTACGGCAGAAACCCGGTAAGAATAGTGGTCGACAGGCACCTGCAGGTTCCTTCAAGCCACCATATTTACAATAAAGAGGCAAAAACAATCATTTTCAATGAACAAAAAACTGATGTACAGGAAAACATCCATTTCATACAAATGGAAGATATGCAACATTACCTGCCGCAAAAAATAGCCTTTCAGCTGTACCTGATGGACATCGCCTCCGTAATTATAGAAGGTGGCGCCCAGGTACTCAACCAGTTTATCCAGGCCCGCTTATGGGATGAAGCAAGGGTCTTCAGGTCGGCAGTATCATGGCCGGCAGGTATCCCTTCCCCGGAATTAAATTTGCAGTCCTGTGCCATCACAGATCAGTTCCCCATCGGAAAAGATCAGTTAACGATCTATAAAAACAATCCTTCATGATATTCTTATTCTTCAGTATTTGCTGTAGCGTTACAGTCGCCGTCCTGCTCAAACTTGCCAGAAGGTACAAAATTAAAATTGTACAGGCCGTTACCTGGAATTACCTGTTTGCCATTGTGCTTAGTCTTATCTTTTACAAACCCAGCTTCAACGAGCTGATATCGGCGCCTATAAACTCGGTTTACATTGCCCTGGGTATTTTGCTGCCTGTCGTATTCTGGTTCCTGGCGGGCTCCATAAGGGGCATCGGAATCGTAAAGACCGACATTGCCCAGCGATTGTCCCTTTTCATTCCCATCCTGGCCTCCTATTTTATCTTTAAAGAGCAGTTCAATACCATGAAAATAGCGGGACTTGCGGTTGGTTTTGTGGCCATATTTTTTACACTCTATAAAAAAACTGCACAAAAGAACCAGGGTTTAAACTGGTTATATCCTATTCTGGTATTTCTGGGTTTTGGTGTGATCGATATCCTCTTTAAAAAGATCGCCCAAATCACGGTCATCCCTTACACCAGCTCCCTCATTGTCGTATTTATCCTGGCATTTATCCTGTCGCTGGCCTCCATCTTTTACCTTTCGGTGGTTAAAAAGCAAAAACTGGAATTCATTAACTTTGTATGTGGCTGTATCCTGGGCTTTTTCAATTTCTTTAATATCCTTTTTTACCTTAAGGCCCATCGGGCAATGGCCGATAACCCATCCATTGTGTTTGCCGCCATGAATATGGGGGTCATCATTGCAGGTAGTCTGGTGGGTATCTTTATTTTTAAAGAGAAACTGAATAAGCTGAATTACTGGGGACTGTTTCTGGCACTGATGGCCATTGTACTCATTACCAATCTGATCGGCAATGCCTGGCATGCCCTAATGCTGCTGGTCAAATAGCAGCCCATCTGTTCATTTATGTTATTTGACGATACCTATAAAACCATTGCAGCTCCTTCTGAAGGGGTGTTTCGCGACCGTGGCAGCAAATTTATCGGCTATGCCTGGCCCATCCGCTCAGAAGAGGAAATAAAGCCCCTGCTGGCCGGCCTGCGTGCCGAACATGCCAAAGCCAGACATTTCTGCTGGGCGCTGCGCTTAAGTCCGGATCGCAGCATATTTCGCATTCAGGACGATGGCGAACCTTCAGGCACGGCGGGCAGGGCCATCCTGAATACCCTGCTCTCTGCCGATATCACCAATGTGTTCATCGTGGTGGTCAGGTATTTTGGCGGTACCCTGCTCGGGGTACCCGGACTGATCAATGCCTATAAAACGGCCGCTCAGGAAGCCATACAGGCCGCAAACATTGTCGAGAAAACAGTAAATGACATTTACGAGGTCAGTTTCAGTTACCTGCAAATGAACGACATCATGAAACTGGTGAAAGAAGAAAAATTGAATGTCCTTTCCCAGAACTTCGACAATTCCTGCAGCATTCAGCTTGAAATCAGAAAGTCAGGCCTCAATGCCATACTTGCTAAGATAGAGCAGATTGAAGGCGTTAAAATAAAATACCTCTTTACTGCATAAGATTTTATAGCTTTATTCCATATGGCACAAGAAATATCAGCAGCAGATTTGATCATCAACCCCGATGGCAGCATTTATCACCTGAACCTCCTGCCCGGCGATATTGCGGAAACCATCATAACCGTGGGTGATCCCGACCGTGTATCAGAAATTTCCAGGTACTTTGACAGTATAGAACTCAAAAAAGGTAAACGGGAATTCATTACCCATACCGGTTATCTGGGCAAAAAACGCCTTACTGTAGTGTCTACCGGCATAGGGACAGATAACATCGACATCGTATTCAATGAGCTGGATGCCCTGGTGAACATTGATTTCCAGAGCCGGAAGGTTAAAGAAAAGCTGAGTTCACTCAAACTCATCCGCATCGGTACATCCGGGGCCATACAAGCCGATATCCCGATGGGTACCATACTGGCTTCATCCTTTGGTATCGGAATGGATGCCCTGATGAATTATTATATCCATGAGCTGTCAGGCGATGAGCACAGTCTGCTCGACGGTATAAAAACACATTTTTCCCATTACAAAGGCATCAACCCTTATATCACGGCAGCCGATAAGGAGCTGTTGAATACGATTGGCGGTCAGATGCAACAGGGAATAACCCTTACTGCCCCAGGCTTTTATGCCCCTCAGGGGCGACAGGTAAGGGCAAAAAATGCGGTTCCCGACCTCATCAGTCAACTCCAAAGCTTCCGGCATAACCAATACCGCATTACCAATCTTGAAATGGAGACCGCAGGTATCTATGCCCTGGCCAGGGTATTGGGACATAAAGCCCTGTCGGTAAATGCCATACTGGCCAGCAGGGTAAATTTTCAGTTTAGTCCAGATCCCCAAAAAGTGGTTAATAAAGCCATAAAAATGGTGCTCGACCAGCTTTAAGCCATTAAAAAATCCTTAAAGCACCAAACAAAACAGTCCCCTCAGCTGTTTTAATCTATATATAATACAAATTTTATGTTAGAAAAAGCAAAAGAGAGATTTACCCTATCCATCATAAATTCATTAACCAATTACGAAACCGGCGAACTCAATACCGGCAAAAGAATCATTGCCGCTGTAGCCGGCATATACATCCTGCAAAGAGGGATCAGAACGGTCCGCAAACACAGTCTACGTGGAATTGAAGAAATAACGCTCGGCAGCATCCTGCTTTACAGCGCCGCCAGTGGCCTCAACAAAAAGATCATTAAAAAACCTACAATACCTGCCGAAATGCGTAAAAACCAAATCCAGGGAAACGATCCACGCTCCGAGGTCCCTGCCTTCGTTTAACTGTCAATTCTATTTATACTAAGCCCCTCGCTTCCCATAAAA comes from the Pedobacter heparinus DSM 2366 genome and includes:
- a CDS encoding lysophospholipid acyltransferase family protein, whose translation is MNFLSLLPLSLLYIFADLAYYVVYYIIPYRKNVVRENLRNAFPEKPAAELLAIEKEFYRHLMELVVEVVKMRSISKAEIKRRVKFSNLDQIGSVFQSGQSVLACTGHYGNWELGMMALGIALPGSGYVIYKPLNNKVYDKWFYNIRTRFGNSFVVMRQTLRALASTRNEQTMFCFAGDQTPVKDEAHYWINFLNQPTAVLLGIEKIALQTNRPIFYFKTKRIKRGYYEIDCVPLCLNPQATKGHELTDMQFSLLEKIIKEEPAYWLWSHRRWKHKPDNAG
- a CDS encoding glycosyltransferase family 2 protein, with product MSVPSVAVVILNWNGKALLQQFLPGIVQSQYPNLQLILGDNASTDGSVAFVKASYPQVKVIVNAHNYGFAEGYDKLLEQIEADYYVLLNSDVEVPANWIQPVIDAMEADAGIAAAQPKIKWQKDKTQFEYAGAAGGYLDLYGYPFCRGRLFDTVESDTGQYNNQQEVFWASGAALFIKSKCWTAAGGFDADFFAHMEEIDLCWRLKNLGYKVIYCPDAEVYHLGGGTLNSNSPYKTYLNFRNNLVIMQKNLPLNDAYFRIFIRMSLDFIAWLHFLLQGKTQFAWAINKAHYHFLLNLSKNGAKRTNRQISFQQHTGLYPYSIIWAYFIKKIRFFTQL
- the aroQ gene encoding type II 3-dehydroquinate dehydratase, whose amino-acid sequence is MKIQIINGPNLNLLGRREPGIYGNQGFEEYLAELRNIYSIIEIDYFQSNVEGELINKLHEVGFSYDGIVINGGAYTHTSVAIADAIAAIKTPVVEVHISNIYAREEFRHVSLTGKNCKGVLTGFGMDGYRLAIESLLKP
- the xerD gene encoding site-specific tyrosine recombinase XerD, with translation MISNPYLSSFKNYLKLERSLSGNSIEAYLGDLNKLSQYFESVDQTPQVKEITGDDLKHFVSWINELGMLPSTQARVVSGLKAFFSFLMLEEIITTDPSALLESPRQVKHLPDTLSIQEINGMIGAIDASKPEGMRNKAILETLYGCGLRVSELSNLKISDVFEENEFIRIFGKGNKERLVPIGQTALKYINIYLRESRVHVPIKKGHEDYIFLNRSGTRLSRISVFSIIKALALKSGIKKSISPHTFRHSFATHLIEGGADLRAVQEMLGHSSITTTEIYTHLDRDYLRGIITEFHPRS
- the prmC gene encoding peptide chain release factor N(5)-glutamine methyltransferase, with the protein product MRLQDLSAHFNAALSGAYGEEEADAIFLMAIGHVLQYKRTDYILRKTEELDSKELFILQNILTELQSGKPLQYVLGETVFYGLPFKLGPSVLIPRPETEELVAWVLESTALEAVTGAALRLIDIGTGSGCIAISLKKNFPEAEVSALDVSEAAIDIAGSNALLNEVDIKFIQADIREFTTKQKFDVVVSNPPYITLKEKEQMQDHVLNHEPHLALFVSNEAPLVFYEAIADFAWTTLSGRGLLFFEINEHLGKETVELLEAKSFTDIILKKDMQGKDRMIRCRRAAVV
- the ribD gene encoding bifunctional diaminohydroxyphosphoribosylaminopyrimidine deaminase/5-amino-6-(5-phosphoribosylamino)uracil reductase RibD, whose product is MTNELYMQRCLELAAMGMGNVSPNPMVGCVIVSDGKIIGEGYHARFGEAHAEVNAINSVVHNYGNTAETLLAAATAYVSLEPCAHFGKTPPCADLLIKHRIKKVVIGNTDPFDGVNGKGIEKLKNAGIEVVSGVLEAECSQLNRRFFTRIGQQHPYIILKWATSANGYFAPENTTQQWISGPEAKKLVHKWRTEEDAVLVGRLTAMADNPRLTVREWYGRNPVRIVVDRHLQVPSSHHIYNKEAKTIIFNEQKTDVQENIHFIQMEDMQHYLPQKIAFQLYLMDIASVIIEGGAQVLNQFIQARLWDEARVFRSAVSWPAGIPSPELNLQSCAITDQFPIGKDQLTIYKNNPS
- a CDS encoding transporter codes for the protein MIFLFFSICCSVTVAVLLKLARRYKIKIVQAVTWNYLFAIVLSLIFYKPSFNELISAPINSVYIALGILLPVVFWFLAGSIRGIGIVKTDIAQRLSLFIPILASYFIFKEQFNTMKIAGLAVGFVAIFFTLYKKTAQKNQGLNWLYPILVFLGFGVIDILFKKIAQITVIPYTSSLIVVFILAFILSLASIFYLSVVKKQKLEFINFVCGCILGFFNFFNILFYLKAHRAMADNPSIVFAAMNMGVIIAGSLVGIFIFKEKLNKLNYWGLFLALMAIVLITNLIGNAWHALMLLVK
- a CDS encoding IMPACT family protein encodes the protein MLFDDTYKTIAAPSEGVFRDRGSKFIGYAWPIRSEEEIKPLLAGLRAEHAKARHFCWALRLSPDRSIFRIQDDGEPSGTAGRAILNTLLSADITNVFIVVVRYFGGTLLGVPGLINAYKTAAQEAIQAANIVEKTVNDIYEVSFSYLQMNDIMKLVKEEKLNVLSQNFDNSCSIQLEIRKSGLNAILAKIEQIEGVKIKYLFTA
- a CDS encoding nucleoside phosphorylase; translation: MAQEISAADLIINPDGSIYHLNLLPGDIAETIITVGDPDRVSEISRYFDSIELKKGKREFITHTGYLGKKRLTVVSTGIGTDNIDIVFNELDALVNIDFQSRKVKEKLSSLKLIRIGTSGAIQADIPMGTILASSFGIGMDALMNYYIHELSGDEHSLLDGIKTHFSHYKGINPYITAADKELLNTIGGQMQQGITLTAPGFYAPQGRQVRAKNAVPDLISQLQSFRHNQYRITNLEMETAGIYALARVLGHKALSVNAILASRVNFQFSPDPQKVVNKAIKMVLDQL